The DNA sequence CGGCCGGCCGCTGCGCCGTCAGTCGGCGGCGGCGGGAGCGAAGAGCGCCTCGACGAACTGACCGGCATCGAAGTCGGCCAGGTCCTCGATCGACTCGCCGAGCCCGACGTAGCGCACCGGCAGGCCGACCTCCTGTGCGATTCCGAGCACGACACCTCCGCGCGCGGTGCCGTCGAGCTTCGACAGGACGATGCCCGAGACCGCGACCGCCTTCTTGAACTCCTGCGCCTGGCGGATCGCGTTCTGCCCGGTGTTCGCATCGAGCACGAGCAGAACCTCGTGAGGGGCGTCGCCGATCTCCTTGCGCATCACGCGCTGGATCTTCGCCAGCTCGTCCATCAGCCCCTGATCGGTCTGAAGGCGACCCGCGGTATCGACGATGACGACGTCGAAATCGCGCGCGCGCGCCGCTCTCAGCGCGTCGAACGCCACCGACGCGGGATCGCCCCCGGGCGCGCCCTTCACGATCTCGACGCCCGCTCGCTCTGCCCAGACCGAGAGCTGCTCGATCGCCGCGGCGCGGTACGTGTCGCCGGCCGCGACGATCACGCGCTTGCCCGCGCGCGAGTAGCGCAGAGCGAGCTTGCCGATCGAAGTCGTCTTGCCCGAGCCGTTCACCCCGACGACGAGGATCACGTGCGGCGTCTCCGACGGCTCGACCACGGCGCTCGGCAGCGCTTCGAGCAGCGCCCGCGCCT is a window from the Deltaproteobacteria bacterium genome containing:
- the ftsY gene encoding signal recognition particle-docking protein FtsY; protein product: MAFARARRSRPPRPEAARPREAPVALAPPEGAVPVAAPQPEPVARAATDWRAGLRRTRGAITGRLESLLRGRASLDEQTLSEVEAILYGADLGVRTAEELLAAVRGLRSPDDVRPLLASKARALLEALPSAVVEPSETPHVILVVGVNGSGKTTSIGKLALRYSRAGKRVIVAAGDTYRAAAIEQLSVWAERAGVEIVKGAPGGDPASVAFDALRAARARDFDVVIVDTAGRLQTDQGLMDELAKIQRVMRKEIGDAPHEVLLVLDANTGQNAIRQAQEFKKAVAVSGIVLSKLDGTARGGVVLGIAQEVGLPVRYVGLGESIEDLADFDAGQFVEALFAPAAAD